In Papaver somniferum cultivar HN1 chromosome 1, ASM357369v1, whole genome shotgun sequence, a genomic segment contains:
- the LOC113353728 gene encoding uncharacterized protein LOC113353728 has product MIEQVLAQKKYREERLQVLVMKRSMDSPFFEEIRRFRPPANFVQPQFKELFDGKSGNPVEHVQHFQASMSLWGVSDELLCRTFPVKLTGKTLTWFSQLESNSIANFGMLLDAFFEQYKINLGSKKGSSHLFGLHQETNESLAAFNQRFRQKVGKVGTVDAGIIIEAYKNALPYDEFGIFNSLTVQPAGNLKELYARADSYARAAKEKRAKLSLTKGTTEISSKVRHHLDDDSKKKNREGSEGLTG; this is encoded by the coding sequence ATGATCGAGCAGGTGCTGGCTCAGAAAAAATACAGGGAAGAAAGGCTACAGGTCTTAGTGATGAAAAGGTCGATGGACTCACCTTTCTTCGAAGAAATAAGGCGGTTCCGCCCACCAGCAAACTTTGTGCAGCCCCAGTTCAAGGAGTTATTCGACGGAAAGAGCGGCAATCCAGTGGAACATGTGCAACATTTCCAAGCTTCAATGAGTCTGTGGGGAGTTAGCGATGAGTTGTTGTGCAGAACCTTTCCTGTGAAACTGACAGGTAAAACTTTGACTTGGTTCTCACAATTGGAATCAAATTCAATTGCGAACTTTGGGATGTTGTTAGACGCATTTTTCGAGCAATATAAGATCAATCTGGGAAGCAAAAAAGGTAGCAGTCACTTATTTGGATTGCATCAAGAAACAAATGAAAGTCTGGCAGCTTTCAACCAACGGTTTCGCCAAAAAGTTGGAAAAGTCGGCACGGTTGATGCTGGGATCATCATTGAAGCATACAAGAATGCCTTGCCTTATGACGAATTCGGGATATTCAATTCCTTAACCGTGCAACCGGCAGGAAACCTCAAAGAATTATATGCAAGGGCAGATAGCTATGCAAGGGCAGCAAAGGAAAAAAGAGCAAAGTTGTCACTGACGAAGGGGACAACAGAAATTTCATCCAAAGTGAGACATCATCTGGATGACGACTCCAAGAAGAAAAATCGTGAGGGTTCGGAAGGCCTTACTGGATAA